The genomic DNA AACGCCAATCGCGACGATCGGCTCGCGTGGTCAATGAACGGCCTGACACCGCCGTTTGCTCTGAGGTTCACGAAGCCTGTCAGAAAACTTGGCCAGTACTTCATTCGAAAGCCGCGTTTCACCGGAGTCGAGTCTTAAACGCGATGCGGCATCTCCCTGAGGACGTTGCCATCGTGCGGTAGGAGCAGCAGCCTTAAGAGCTCAACTCACGGAATCAGTTGTAGTTGGGCGACCCGATGGTTAACGTGGATACCGTGCCCGGTACGCTATGCTGTCGACACCGTGTCTGATTGTTCGCGGCACATTTTCCCCATGCCGTAACTCACATCGCAGGCTTGAGTGATTGTTACTGACTCGGGCGGTCTGCAGGAAGAATCGACAGCACTTGGTGTGCCCTGCCTGACGATGAGAGAAAACACTGAACGTCCGATCACAGTGGACGAAGGAACAAGCACGCTGTGCGGATCATCAGCAGAGGCACTGTACCGTCACCTGCACGAAGTCATTGACGGGAGATACAAGGTTGGAAAATGCCCCGAGCTTTGGGACGGCAAGGCCGCTGAACGGATCGTCACCGGGCGGTACCCGGAGTCTTGCGATAAGATTCAATCGCCGCCTGTCTCTGGATGTCGGTTCGAAACCGAAATTGCAGACTGGTATCGACGGCGGCAACGCCCCGTACGTCGGAATTGTGAAAATACTAATGAAGGGGAAGAAGTGCCACGTGTGAGAATTGACAGAGTGCACGCAGATGGCTAAAGATGGGTTACTTTGGGGGTTCCGGAATCCGGTGACTGAAGAGTAACATCTACGTCGCCGCTTCCTCGGTTGTTCGCATTCTTGTTTTCCAATTGTGGAGAATGTGAGGATCATGAGTTTCTCGTCGCTCCTGTTCTGCCATTGCCTGCTTCGTCGTTGCCTGACAGCGGTCAGGTCAGTGCGGATCTTATTTTGAATCTGTCGGGGAATGTTGGCAGCAATGTCGTCAACTGGAACGCGACTGGTTCTATCACCGTTACGCAATTCACAATGGCCACCTCCTGAACGGCAGCGGCAGCACCGGTGGCCGGTAGTTGGAGCGCAGTTTCGACAATAACCTCGGTGACTTGATTCAGGATGGTGTGGCCAGCGAAACCAACCGGCCTACTCCCGGATTCTCCTATCGAGTCAACGGCACTCAGTTTGCCGAGTTATTCCAAATTGACTTGCTTCGCACCAGCGCCTCCTGGTGGCGACGATATTGAGCCAGATGTATCCGGGACGGTTGACTATCCGGAGCTGATGGCTGGCGATGTGGTATCGTGGACCGGCTCGGGGTCGTTCATGTTGGACAACTCGACCTACGATACGTTCTTCATCGGCGGGAGCACTGGTATGGCAACGCTTGACGGCGGAAATTACGTCGTCAACGTCGCCGAAGCTGTGGCCGTACCGGAACCAGGTTCACTCGCGTTTCTGGGCTGCCTGATTCCGATTTGGTTTCTCTGTCGACGGCGGAGGATGCAGGCGTCGAACTGAACACATAAGGAATAGTTCGTGTTGCTCCGGGCTGACGGTGTTGCAGGCGTTTGCGTCTCATCGAGTTGGACAGAGTAGTGTCACCTCTGGTCATGGCCCGCTGAAATGGCCTGCGTTTGATTGAATGTGGGCTTGATTTTCATCGCCACTGACTCGCTCGTCAGTGGCTTTTTCGTCTGACTCGTCGGACGGCAGCGCGGGTGTGCAGCGGTCCGCGGCAGCAGCATTTCAACAGGGCCGACTGCTGCCGGTCTTCCGGAAGGTCGAGGCGGTGCCGACGGTCGAACTCTGGAGTCACGTCGTAGTCTGTCACGAATGGTGCTGACGTTTCGGAACGAACTTCGACAGGACGGGACGTCAGCGATGTGGCTGAACGCTGATGCCTGGAGGGCAGGCAAAGTGTCAGCAGGAGTCGGCGACCTTTGGTGGCACGCGTTCCGTGTCTGCAGCCAGCAGGCCCACAGGTGCGACGCAACATCGCCCCCTCCAGGTCTGGGTCAGCGATTCGACGGCACTCCGATCGCTCACGCCACCGGCCAGCGATACGCCGGCCCGCCGCGCCTGAAATGCATATGGACAAACACCTCATTTGCCTGATGATCCCTATATTGCCGTCTCGACAGGTTAGGCTGTGCCTCCAGGCGAATCGCCGTTACCCCGGCAGACGCTCATGAGGTCGAGTCGTTTTACTCTGCCGCAGCAGGTCACGCAGGTGGTGGCAGGCGTTGCGGGTCACGCAGCCGGTGAGCTTGTGTTGCTGCATCGCCCCTGGCTACCGGAGAACGCTCGGAAGTACACGCAGGAGTTGAGACCGGCTGGGTCTCTTCGGCGGGCGCGCTGTCACTCGTTTTGAAGAGATGCTTGCGCTAGATCACAGGCTGTCGCCGTGCAGTGGCAACAGTCAATGGGACGGCGGCTCTTGAGGTCTGTCTGCACCTTGCCGGAGTTCAGCCGCAAGACGAGGTCATCTGTCCGTCACTGACCTTTGTCGCCACGGCGAACGCTATTTCGCACTGCGTCGCGGTGCCGCATTTCGTTGACGTGTGTCCGCGGCGGCTGGGGCTGGATCTGAGAAACTGCGGGGTCGGTTGCAGCAGGTCGTCGCACCCGGAGCCAACGGACCGGTGAATCGCGAGACCGGTCGGCGCGTGGGCGGTCTGTCCCATGCACTGTCTGGGGCATCCTGTCGACATGGACGGTCTCCTCGATGTCTGTCAGCGGTTTGGCATTCCGCTTGTGGAAGACGCTGCTGAGTCGCTTGGTTCGTACTACCGGGAACGCCACACCGGTCGGTTTGGACTCGTGTCCGCGATAAGCTTCAACGGCAACAAGATCGTAACAACCGGTGGCGGCGGAACGATCACGACCGACGATGAACAACTGGCGGATCGTGCGAAGCACCTGACAACAACCGGCAAGGTTCCTCACGCGTGGGAGTTTTATCACGATTCCGTTACTGCAGAACTTTCGCATACCGAATCTCAACGCCACTGGCTGGGAGTCGCGCAGCTTGAGGTGCTCGATGACATCGTTGAAGCGAAGCGGCAGCTAGCCGATCGATACCGGGAAACGTTCTTATCCTGATGGCGTTCACTCCTTAGCGAACCGTCGGACAGCCGCAGCAGCTACTGGCTGAACGCCATCGTCCTCGACGCCGACGACCGTGACACGCGCGTTACGACTCTGCGTGAGTTGAACAACGCTGGCTACCAGTCCAGGCCGCTCTGGCAGCCGATGCACACTCTTCCGATGTACGCAAACTGTCCGCGGAGCGACCTGTCCACAACGGAATCGCTCTATCGCCGAGTCATCAACATTCCGAGTTCAGCGGATCTGATCCTGAACTCAAACGACGGAAGTGACCGAAATCGGAAATGACAGACGCGTCGGATCTCCCAGTCGTCGTTGTTGGTTTCGGCGGTCACGGACGAGTCGTCGCCGACGCATTGCGGACCAGTGGTCGGACAATCGCAGCCGCCACGGACCTGCACCCTGACCCGACTCTGTCCGGGAAGTTGGGCGTCGACATCATCACCGACGACGAAATGTGCGAGCGGTTTGACGCCTCCTCGGTAGAACTCGCATTGGGAATTGGATCCATCTGGCCGGGAACTGAAGATTCAACACGGTGCCGCGTCGCTCGGACGCTGACCGGATTGGGGTATCGTTTCACCGGCTTTCGTCATCCTGCGGCGTGGGTTTCGGCAATGGCCGCCATCGACACGACGGCTCAGATTCATGCGGGGGCGGTTGTGCAAACTGGTGCAACGATCGGCGAGCACGTGATTGTGAACACACGTGCTTCCGTTGATCACGACTGCCGTGTGGAGGCGTTTGCCCATATCGGACCGGCCGTCACGCTGTCGGGAGATGTTTGTGTCGGTCGCGGAAGCCATCTTGGCACCGGAAGCTGTGTGATTCAGGGAGTCACGCTGGGACCCGCATGTTTTGTAGCGGCTGGTGCGACTGTTGTTTCCGATGTGCCGGCGGGGCAGTATGTTCGCGGAACTCCGGCCAGGGCGTTTCAACCTTCCGGACCGCACGCGGCGCGATTTGGCGGCGCATAACACCTGAGGAACCTGAGAAGGCTCATGCACTCTGATCAACTGCTGCATTTGATTGACCGCAGCGCGCCTCTGTTTAAGGAAGAACTCAGAATTCACGGCGCGGCGATCCGAACGCAGATTGCTGAATCCCGCTTTCTTGTCGTGGGTGGAGCCGGGTCGATCGGCAGCGCGGTGGTGCGCGAGCTGTTCGCCCGGGGGCCGCGGGCGCTGCACGTCATTGACACGTCGGAGAACAATCTGGCGGAGCTGGTCCGTGATCTGCGGTCGTCGCTGGGTTACATCGAGGGTGATTTCCACGCCTATTGTTTTGATGTTCTGGGACCGGAATTTGACGCGTTTGCCCGGCATGTGCAGACGGAAGGACACGGCTACGACTATGTGCTGAACTTCTCGGCATTGAAGCACGTCCGCAGTGAAAAAGATCCGTTCACGCTGATGCGGCTGATTGATGTCAACATCTTTCTGACCAGGAAGCTGCTCGATTTCAGCCGGTCCATTGGGGCTCGGAAGTTTTTCTGTGTTTCGACCGACAAGGCGGCGAACCCTGTCAATATGATGGGCGGTTCCAAGCGGATTATGGAAATGTTTCTGCTGGGCGAAGACAGTACCACCGCGGTCTCGACCGCTCGCTTTGCCAATGTGGCCTTTTCGGACGGATCGCTTCCATTTGCGTGGACTCAGCGGATTCTGAAACGCCAGCCGATCGCCGCTCCCAATGACATTCGCCGTTACTTTGTCACAGCCCAGGAGGGAGCTCATCTGTGCCTGTTTTCCATATTGCAGGGGCAGGATCGCGAAATCTATTTTCCAAAACTCAGTGCCAATCTGCACTTGATTACATTTGCGGCAATGGCGGAGCGTTATCTGCAGTCGATTGGTTATGAACCCGTGTTGTGCGACACCGAAGACGAAGCACGTTCGCGTGTGGAAGAACTGGCCGCGGCGAAGAAGTGGCCATGTCACTTCTTCACAACCGACACAACGGGTGAGAAGGATTTTGAAGAATTCTATACCGAGTCAGAACAAGTTGACTGGGATCGGTACTCCGAGATCGGCGTCGTCCGAAACGAAGCGGCGGCTACTACGGAGGAGCTGAGTAAGTTTGTTCAGGAGATCGCTCGGCTGAGACAGCGTCAGTGGTGGAGCAAAGAGGAGTTGCTCGCGGCGTTCTCCGGGCTGCTGCCTCACTTTACTCATAAGGATACCGGTCGTACTCTGGATGACCGAATGTAGCTGACCGCGGCGGACGATTGCTGCGAAATCGGCAATAAATGCCGGCGAACGGACGTTTGCCCCACACGAGAAGTTCTACGCTGTCCTGACCTTCCGAAACGCAACGAAAGAAGATGTGAACAGCTCCGACATGCTGGTCTGTCGGCCAACGCAACGATTTAGTAGGCTCTGCAAGCTGAGGGTGAGACAGTAACCTGCCGGGAAATAACCAGTGAAGCTGTCGCCGATTTCTCGCATGGCGGACGGACCGCGCAACCCGTTTCTCGTGTAGGAGTTGCGACGACGCCCTCACCCGAATTTTCTGCTGGACGCTGAAAAGTCTCCCTTACCCGCGGCGCGGGCGAGGGATAACGTTTGTGATCCACAACAAAAGCGAGTGCCATTCGGCAACCGCCGTCGAAAGGAATCGACATGTCAGTTTCAGTAGGTCGCAGAGCCCTTGTAACTGGGATCACGGGGCAGGATGGGTCGTATTTGTGCGAGTTGTTGCTTGAGCGTGGATACGACGTTCACGGAATTGTCCGGCGGCTGAGCGGGTCCGGGGATGCTCGGATCGATCGACTGCATGATCTGGGGCGGGTCAGGATTCATTACGGAGATCTGACTGACGCCAACTGTCTGGACGAAATTGTCCGGCGGGTCGGCCGGATGAGATCTACAATCTGGCGGCTCAGAGTCATGTTCGCGTGTCGTTCGACAATCCGGTGTACACCGTCGATGTCGATGCTCTGGGAACGGCGCGGCTGCTGGAATCGGCGGTGAAGCTGAATCGGGAGAAGCCGGTTCGGTTTTACCAGGCTTCGACCAGCGAAATGTTCGGCAAGGTGCATGAGGTGCCTCAGCGCGAGACGACGCCGTTTCATCCTCGCAGTCCGTATGGCTGTGCGAAGGTCTTCAGTCACTACCTCGTGCAGAACTATCGCGAAAGTTACGGCCTGTTCGCGTGCAGCGGGATTCTGTTCAACCATGAATCTCCGCGGCGTGGCGAAACGTTTGTGACGCGCAAGATTACTCGGGCGGTCACGCGTATTCGCGAAGGGTTGCAGGACAAGTTGCTGCTGGGAAATCTGGATGCGAAGCGCGACTGGGGGCACGCTCGCGACTATGTCGAAGCGATGTGGCTGATGCTGCAGCAGGACGAGCCTCGCGACTACGTCATTGGAACCGGCGAGACTCATTCGGTGCGCGAGTTCCTGGACGTTGCGTTTGGACGAGTTGGTCTGGATGCCGACGAATTCGTGGAAATCGATCCTCGGTTTCTGCGACCGAGCGAAGTGGATTTGCTGCTGGGTGATGCGACGAAGGCTCGCGAAGAGCTGGGCTGGACGCCGAAAACGACGTTTCGCGAACTTGTGGAAGAGATGGTCGACAGCGACTGGGAGCTGGCTCGGGAAGAACGACGCGCGTTGGGTCCATCTGAGGTGACTCGGCGAGCGGCGTAGCGTTCGCTGCATTCCGCGACCAGAATCGAGCTGCGCAGGGTCGAGTGGCGCACGATTGACTCGTCTCCGAAATTCGTCGCTCAGTCTCGCCGAAACTGAAACGCCGCCATCTTCGGTGCTGGACGCGGAATTGCGTGATTCCTTCAAGAGATGCGGGCAGCCGTTGCGTGTCGCTCCGACATCACTGGTTCGCCGCATGGCACTGAGATCAGAACGCTGCCCACGATTACACTATCGGCGATCGGGAATCCCGCGATCGGACATATCGGATGCAGGCTTCGCGGGAATGACGAGGTGAGTGGCCTTGTTTGTTGGAGCTCAGGTCACAGATTTCGAAGATTTCACAGTTGATGTGAAGCCGTGCTGAGGTCGCTCCGCTCGGCGCAGATGTGACCGGGCTGAGACTCCGCTGTGAAACCGCTACGAATGCGGCCAGCGATGAATAGAGACCCTTGAGGTTTCGATCGCTTTGGTAACGCTCCCCGGGAGCCACCTGACGCTCTTTGTTGTCAGGGTTTGATTGCCCCGGTTGCGAGCCTTCTTTCCCGCCGAAATCCCGAGCAGGGATAAGCTTCACGGCGGGAATAACGATGCCCCTTTTCCCCCACCGCACCAGCGGTTCGCGCATTGTCGGTGTGACGTGGAGCGAAAAGAACTGCTGCCGAGTGCTACTTTTCCGCAGCCAGTTTTCGTTGGAGATCTTTGATTCTGCGGTTGTTGGCGGTGTTGTTCGGGTCGGCGAATTCGATTCGGCGCGACTTCTCCAGGCTTTCCTTTAGTCTCCCCTGCCGTCGCAGATGGTCGGCCAGGGTTGCCAGGAAACTGGTGTCATTGGGAACCCAAGTCAGGCATTGTTCCAGCCATTTTTCAAGTTCGTCCGGTTGCCTGGTCTGCAGCAAGTGACTGATCCGGCTGTCCATCAGCGACCGTCGGGGAGTCTCCTCGGGCGCCCGCCAGGTGTCGTCGGCTTGTAAGAGGAGCGCCTCTCGGAGTTCCGTATGCCGGATTCGTGATGCGGCGGCGACTGTGTCTTCGTAGTTGTCCGGCCCGAATTCCTTCAGGGCTTCGCTAACAGACATTTCGTTGACCGCGTCCAGCAGGACTGTCGCACGAAGCGGTTCTGAACCTGCTATCGCCTGATGGTAGAGTGCAGTTCCCAGTTCCCTGCTGCCGGTGTGGAACGCGGTATAGCCAAAACGAAGGATCATCTGGCTCTGGTTGGGTTCCAGGAAGTCGGCTCGCAGAATGTCGGCGGCTGCGGGTTCCGTCTGGCCGAGAAACAATTCCCAGACGGCAAGCCGTTCGGCGATCTTCGGCATCAGTTGAAACCGAGACTGGATGCCGCGGAGATCACTGAGAAACTGAGAATCCTCCACAAGCGACGCGATCGATCGCCGCAGAGCTTGTGCGTCACTCTTGTTGTCCAGTGTCTGCAGCTTGCCGTACCGATGGCTAAGAGAAGCGACTGACGTGTGGCTCCAGGCTTGCTGCAGATCCTTTTCGGCCAGGGAACTAACATCGACTGCGGACAACAGCACTCGCTGTCGTAGTGCATCCTCAGCCAGATCGGCTCGCACCCAGAAAGCGTCCGCATCGTCAGCTCTGACTGGCGCAAGGTCGATCAGTCGCTTTCGCAGGTCACTTCGCTGCTGAAGGACCTCCGGTGTAACGGGTGCCGCCAGGGATTGTCGTGCAGCGATCGTGACAGGATATAACCTTGTCGCCGCCCAGAGATCCGGCAGGAAGCTGACCGACGCCACCAGAAGACTGAGCTTGATAGCGAGCAGATTCAGCCAGCCAATTCGAATTCCGAAAAGGAAGTGCCGTCGGGACGATTCAAACCGCGAGTCTCGACTCAGCCCTTGAAATACCGCGTAGCCGCCGACCGCAGTCAGCAGGACCAGGTATACCGACGCGGGCGGCAGACCAAGACCGAAGTCAAACATTCCGGCAAACAACTGCGACACGACGCCAAATAATAAAGCCGCTCCCACAGCGACATGGCTGCGGTGCGTCGACGGGAACGCTTCTCCCAGGCCGGTGCGATATAGAACGCTGCCATGCACCAGGCCGATAATCCCGATCAGCAGAAACGCGCCGAATCCGACGATTCCTCCTTCCAGCAGGACTTCGACAAACTGGTTGTCGGCATTTTTGAACCAGGAGTGCGTCACGTGTCGCTGGTACGGCAAGGTGGCAAACTTGTAGGCTCCAAGGCCGCCTCCAGTGAGTGGAAAATCCCGGATCAGCCCGGCGGAATCGCCCCAGTGGGCGAACCTGGAACCGGCTTCTGTGAGAGGATCGCGGAGAGTCCGCATTTCCTTCAGGATGCCGGCATCGAGCTTGAAAAGCACCAGCAGCCCGCAAATGGCTGCAATCCCGGCAAGCGTCGACAGTACGGTGGCGGGCAAGCGACGCAGCGAGATCCGTCCCAGAAAAACTACAATAAGGCCGGCGATCGCTGCGGAGATTCCGGCTCGCGACTTCGTGGCGGCAAGTGCGGTTCCAATGAAGCCGAAAGCCGTCCACGCCAAGACGTTGTACACGCTGAACCGTGCGAAGTAGCCGACAAGTGACTCCGCGAAATCCCTGGCGGCCCGCAGCGGCGATGACCGGCCGGGCAGTCGGACATCGGGTTCCGATGCGGACAGCGGATACACCAGCAAGCCTGTCGCCGCCGCCAGACCGAGACACAACCACCCGGCCGCTCCGTTCGAATTGACGAACGTGGAAAACGGACTTCCGGCTCCGTCCCACCAGCCCGGATGGATCAGAAAACGGTTCCCGCTGAAAAGCTGAAGCAACGCCAGGACAGCATTCGCCGCCGCGTTCAGTGTCAGCGCTCCGAGCGTAACAAGTACCGTCTTTCTCGAATGCACCTGTTCGAAGGCCACAAACGCCAGCAGGATCAATGATGTCAGTTGCGCAACCAGAAACCGTGTATCCGACGGCGAAGCGGTAAGAACGTTACGGCCGCTATTGGAAGGAAGTTCGAAGGCCGAACGCAATTCCGGGTGGACAGCATGATCCATGCCGGAAATCAGCGGGCGGTGGATCGGCAGCAACTGAATCAGGCCAACGGCCGCCAACAGAACGAGCGGAAGGATAACGACCGGGATGACATCGTCACGTTTTCCCCGCAGGAGCCGCCCGCCGACAGACAGCAATGCGGCGATGATTGTCCCTGCCTGCAATACCAGCCGTGCATGCGGAATTCGTCCACCGTGCATCCATGGCACAGCACAGACAGTCAACAGCAGAATCGCGAGGGCCGCTGTGCTCAAGCCTCCGCCGATGCGCCGTGCCGGCGTGTGCCTTGACGATGATCTTGCCGCTTTCTTAGTCACCGGTTCACAGACTGAGGTACAACAATGGAACCTGGTGCCGGCGGAGCTGCGTGCATGTGGCTGGCGGTCGACTCCGGCTGCAGCCGACGCTGGCGCAGATCCCGGATGAGGAGTATCAACTGATCCTCAAACTTGCGAAGTCCGCCGATCAGCTCGCTCATCCATTCACAAATGGAACCTTCACCCACGGCACCGATCACTTTCAGATGCCC from Planctomycetaceae bacterium includes the following:
- a CDS encoding PEP-CTERM sorting domain-containing protein (PEP-CTERM proteins occur, often in large numbers, in the proteomes of bacteria that also encode an exosortase, a predicted intramembrane cysteine proteinase. The presence of a PEP-CTERM domain at a protein's C-terminus predicts cleavage within the sorting domain, followed by covalent anchoring to some some component of the (usually Gram-negative) cell surface. Many PEP-CTERM proteins exhibit an unusual sequence composition that includes large numbers of potential glycosylation sites. Expression of one such protein has been shown restore the ability of a bacterium to form floc, a type of biofilm.), whose amino-acid sequence is MLDNSTYDTFFIGGSTGMATLDGGNYVVNVAEAVAVPEPGSLAFLGCLIPIWFLCRRRRMQASN
- a CDS encoding NeuD/PglB/VioB family sugar acetyltransferase; the protein is MTDASDLPVVVVGFGGHGRVVADALRTSGRTIAAATDLHPDPTLSGKLGVDIITDDEMCERFDASSVELALGIGSIWPGTEDSTRCRVARTLTGLGYRFTGFRHPAAWVSAMAAIDTTAQIHAGAVVQTGATIGEHVIVNTRASVDHDCRVEAFAHIGPAVTLSGDVCVGRGSHLGTGSCVIQGVTLGPACFVAAGATVVSDVPAGQYVRGTPARAFQPSGPHAARFGGA
- a CDS encoding UDP-N-acetylglucosamine 4,6-dehydratase; the encoded protein is MHSDQLLHLIDRSAPLFKEELRIHGAAIRTQIAESRFLVVGGAGSIGSAVVRELFARGPRALHVIDTSENNLAELVRDLRSSLGYIEGDFHAYCFDVLGPEFDAFARHVQTEGHGYDYVLNFSALKHVRSEKDPFTLMRLIDVNIFLTRKLLDFSRSIGARKFFCVSTDKAANPVNMMGGSKRIMEMFLLGEDSTTAVSTARFANVAFSDGSLPFAWTQRILKRQPIAAPNDIRRYFVTAQEGAHLCLFSILQGQDREIYFPKLSANLHLITFAAMAERYLQSIGYEPVLCDTEDEARSRVEELAAAKKWPCHFFTTDTTGEKDFEEFYTESEQVDWDRYSEIGVVRNEAAATTEELSKFVQEIARLRQRQWWSKEELLAAFSGLLPHFTHKDTGRTLDDRM
- a CDS encoding O-antigen ligase family protein; translated protein: MHGGRIPHARLVLQAGTIIAALLSVGGRLLRGKRDDVIPVVILPLVLLAAVGLIQLLPIHRPLISGMDHAVHPELRSAFELPSNSGRNVLTASPSDTRFLVAQLTSLILLAFVAFEQVHSRKTVLVTLGALTLNAAANAVLALLQLFSGNRFLIHPGWWDGAGSPFSTFVNSNGAAGWLCLGLAAATGLLVYPLSASEPDVRLPGRSSPLRAARDFAESLVGYFARFSVYNVLAWTAFGFIGTALAATKSRAGISAAIAGLIVVFLGRISLRRLPATVLSTLAGIAAICGLLVLFKLDAGILKEMRTLRDPLTEAGSRFAHWGDSAGLIRDFPLTGGGLGAYKFATLPYQRHVTHSWFKNADNQFVEVLLEGGIVGFGAFLLIGIIGLVHGSVLYRTGLGEAFPSTHRSHVAVGAALLFGVVSQLFAGMFDFGLGLPPASVYLVLLTAVGGYAVFQGLSRDSRFESSRRHFLFGIRIGWLNLLAIKLSLLVASVSFLPDLWAATRLYPVTIAARQSLAAPVTPEVLQQRSDLRKRLIDLAPVRADDADAFWVRADLAEDALRQRVLLSAVDVSSLAEKDLQQAWSHTSVASLSHRYGKLQTLDNKSDAQALRRSIASLVEDSQFLSDLRGIQSRFQLMPKIAERLAVWELFLGQTEPAAADILRADFLEPNQSQMILRFGYTAFHTGSRELGTALYHQAIAGSEPLRATVLLDAVNEMSVSEALKEFGPDNYEDTVAAASRIRHTELREALLLQADDTWRAPEETPRRSLMDSRISHLLQTRQPDELEKWLEQCLTWVPNDTSFLATLADHLRRQGRLKESLEKSRRIEFADPNNTANNRRIKDLQRKLAAEK